A part of Paenibacillus sp. IHBB 10380 genomic DNA contains:
- a CDS encoding glycoside hydrolase family 2 TIM barrel-domain containing protein, whose protein sequence is MLNLNANLVRLGHYPNHVYTYLLTDRLGIATMSEVPIWQFDTKHFEIQAEKHLSDQMWREMIFSQYNRPSVLMWSTQNESKDVELRKEYNARVAQDLHDHYDDGRLTTQSAAADQPGANDASMEPLDVAGWTMYLREKG, encoded by the coding sequence ATTCTAAATCTAAACGCTAATCTTGTTCGTCTAGGACATTACCCTAACCATGTGTATACGTATTTGTTAACCGATCGACTTGGCATAGCTACGATGAGTGAGGTACCGATCTGGCAGTTTGATACGAAACATTTTGAAATTCAAGCGGAGAAACATCTATCCGATCAAATGTGGAGAGAGATGATCTTCTCCCAATACAACCGTCCCTCCGTGCTGATGTGGAGTACACAGAATGAGAGCAAGGACGTGGAGCTTCGTAAAGAGTATAACGCAAGGGTAGCTCAAGATTTACATGATCATTATGACGACGGTAGGTTAACAACGCAAAGTGCGGCGGCAGATCAACCTGGTGCAAATGACGCTTCCATGGAACCGTTAGATGTTGCTGGATGGACGATGTATTTGCGAGAAAAGGGTTAA
- a CDS encoding NUDIX domain-containing protein, which produces MRLIREIDDTDIEREELSNPNIAYTVRKASRAVVFNSSKQVALIYVSRDKYHKLPGGGLEKGEDHVTALKRELVEEAGVEARILDEVGMIIEYRNEHRLLQISYCYLGEVADKGVDPSYTEEERNQGFILKWVHIEEAISLLENDHPKNYVGQFIKERDITFVKEVARTNV; this is translated from the coding sequence ATGAGATTAATCCGAGAAATAGATGATACAGATATTGAACGTGAAGAACTGAGTAATCCCAATATTGCATATACCGTTAGAAAGGCATCAAGGGCTGTTGTATTCAATTCTTCGAAGCAAGTGGCGTTAATCTATGTTTCTAGAGATAAATATCATAAGCTTCCAGGTGGTGGGTTAGAGAAGGGCGAGGATCATGTGACCGCCTTGAAACGGGAATTAGTAGAAGAAGCAGGCGTAGAAGCTCGTATCTTAGATGAAGTTGGAATGATCATCGAGTATAGGAATGAACATAGACTTCTTCAAATATCGTATTGCTATTTAGGTGAAGTGGCTGATAAAGGGGTAGATCCCAGCTATACGGAAGAAGAGAGAAATCAAGGTTTTATTCTGAAATGGGTACATATTGAAGAGGCTATTTCTCTATTGGAGAACGACCATCCTAAGAATTATGTCGGTCAGTTTATAAAAGAGAGAGACATTACATTTGTGAAGGAAGTAGCGAGAACCAACGTATAA
- a CDS encoding DinB family protein: MMETIESKEQLLEQFSEWISYVKKLEGYGEDVWNEEIAEGKWSLRELVSHMMLWDKYFFETAIEKIYKEETLTLQHQDFNEFNDKAMEYGKKTSIRQLIDQTIDYREQIIQHIRKLPEESYLASYGAEEPFRLPQYLKDFIWHDQGHMSQLDHFIQRHSH; encoded by the coding sequence ATGATGGAGACTATTGAAAGTAAGGAACAATTATTAGAACAATTTAGTGAGTGGATAAGTTACGTAAAGAAGCTCGAAGGATATGGTGAGGACGTATGGAATGAAGAAATAGCAGAGGGCAAATGGTCATTACGTGAACTAGTAAGTCATATGATGTTATGGGATAAGTATTTCTTCGAAACAGCCATTGAGAAGATTTACAAGGAAGAGACATTGACGCTTCAGCATCAAGACTTCAATGAATTTAACGACAAGGCCATGGAATACGGGAAGAAGACTAGCATCAGACAATTAATTGATCAAACCATCGACTATAGAGAACAGATTATTCAGCATATTCGTAAGTTACCTGAGGAGTCGTATCTGGCAAGCTATGGTGCAGAGGAACCCTTTCGTCTTCCACAATATTTGAAAGATTTCATATGGCATGATCAGGGTCATATGAGTCAATTAGATCACTTTATCCAACGCCATTCTCATTAA
- the groL gene encoding chaperonin GroEL (60 kDa chaperone family; promotes refolding of misfolded polypeptides especially under stressful conditions; forms two stacked rings of heptamers to form a barrel-shaped 14mer; ends can be capped by GroES; misfolded proteins enter the barrel where they are refolded when GroES binds): MAKDIRFSEDARRSMLRGVDALANAVKVTLGPKGRNVVLEKKFGSPLITNDGVTIAKEIELEDAFENMGAQLVKEVATKTNDVAGDGTTTATVLAQAMIREGLKNVTAGANPMVIRKGIEKAVKAAVIELKNIAKPIEGKQSIAQVASISAADDEVGELIAEAMEKVGNDGVITVEESRGFATELEVVEGMQFDRGYISPYMITDTDKMEAVLENPYILITDKKITNTQEILPLLEKVVQQARPLVLISEDIEGEALAMLVVNKLRGTFNAVAVKAPGFGDRRKAMLQDIAALTGGQLITEELGLDLKSATVEQLGTARQVRVTKENTIIVDGNGNKADIDARVNQIRAQLEDTTSEFDKEKLQERLAKLSGGVAVIKVGAATETELKERKLRIEDALNATRAAVEEGIVSGGGTALVNVYNAVNAVDVTGDERTGVNIVLRALEEPIRTIAANAGQEGSVIVERLKKEVIGIGYNAATDEWVNMFEAGIVDPAKVTRSALQNAASVAAMFLTTEAVIADKPEPEKAGGMPDMGGMGGMGGMM; this comes from the coding sequence ATGGCAAAAGATATTAGATTTAGTGAAGACGCTCGTCGCTCTATGCTACGCGGGGTAGATGCTTTGGCAAATGCAGTAAAAGTAACACTAGGACCTAAAGGTCGTAACGTTGTTCTAGAGAAGAAATTCGGTAGTCCCCTCATTACTAACGATGGTGTTACCATTGCTAAAGAAATCGAACTAGAAGATGCTTTTGAGAATATGGGCGCACAGCTTGTTAAAGAAGTAGCTACGAAGACTAATGATGTAGCCGGTGACGGTACTACTACTGCTACTGTACTTGCTCAAGCGATGATTCGCGAAGGTCTTAAGAACGTAACTGCGGGTGCTAACCCAATGGTTATCCGTAAAGGGATCGAGAAGGCAGTTAAAGCTGCTGTAATCGAATTGAAGAACATTGCTAAGCCAATCGAAGGTAAACAATCCATCGCACAAGTAGCATCAATCTCTGCTGCTGATGATGAGGTTGGCGAATTGATCGCTGAAGCTATGGAAAAAGTAGGTAATGACGGTGTTATCACTGTAGAAGAATCCCGTGGATTCGCTACTGAACTAGAAGTTGTAGAAGGTATGCAATTCGATCGTGGATACATTTCCCCATACATGATTACAGATACGGACAAAATGGAAGCTGTACTTGAGAATCCATACATCCTAATTACAGATAAGAAAATTACGAACACACAAGAAATTCTACCTTTGCTTGAAAAAGTTGTACAACAAGCTAGACCTCTTGTGTTGATCTCCGAAGATATCGAAGGCGAAGCACTAGCTATGCTAGTTGTTAACAAATTGCGTGGTACGTTCAACGCTGTTGCTGTTAAAGCACCAGGATTTGGCGACCGTCGTAAAGCTATGCTTCAAGATATCGCTGCATTGACTGGTGGACAACTGATTACCGAAGAACTCGGTCTTGATCTGAAATCAGCAACAGTTGAACAATTGGGTACTGCACGTCAAGTACGTGTAACGAAAGAGAACACAATTATCGTTGACGGTAACGGCAACAAAGCGGATATCGATGCTCGTGTGAATCAAATTCGCGCTCAATTGGAAGATACAACTTCTGAATTCGACAAAGAGAAATTGCAAGAACGTCTTGCTAAACTTTCAGGCGGCGTAGCCGTAATTAAAGTTGGAGCAGCAACAGAAACAGAATTGAAAGAACGCAAACTACGCATCGAAGATGCCCTGAATGCAACTCGCGCTGCGGTTGAAGAAGGTATCGTATCCGGTGGGGGTACTGCGCTCGTGAACGTATACAATGCAGTAAATGCTGTAGATGTAACAGGCGACGAAAGAACAGGCGTGAACATTGTATTGCGCGCTCTTGAAGAACCGATCCGCACGATCGCAGCTAATGCTGGTCAAGAGGGTTCAGTTATTGTGGAACGCTTGAAAAAAGAAGTTATCGGTATTGGTTACAATGCGGCTACTGACGAATGGGTGAACATGTTCGAAGCTGGGATCGTTGATCCTGCTAAAGTAACTCGTTCCGCATTGCAAAATGCAGCATCTGTAGCAGCTATGTTCTTGACTACTGAAGCAGTAATCGCTGATAAGCCAGAACCAGAAAAAGCCGGTGGAATGCCTGATATGGGCGGCATGGGTGGAATGGGCGGCATGATGTGA
- a CDS encoding DUF4177 domain-containing protein, which translates to MDQWEYKTIKYKTIGFLGGKVDEEQFEEDLNQYGFDGWELVSCFDTSNMQGQTVEVIIVFKRKALLG; encoded by the coding sequence ATGGATCAATGGGAATATAAAACGATAAAATATAAGACCATAGGCTTTCTTGGAGGTAAGGTGGATGAGGAACAATTTGAGGAGGATTTGAATCAATACGGATTCGATGGATGGGAACTTGTATCTTGTTTTGATACGAGCAACATGCAAGGACAAACCGTTGAAGTTATTATTGTGTTTAAGAGAAAGGCCTTATTAGGTTAG
- the groES gene encoding co-chaperone GroES: MIKPLGDRVLVEPIEQEETTAFGIVLPDSAKEKPQEGKVIAVGSGLVKDGARVALEVKEGDKVLFSKYAGTEIKYEGKEYLIMKESDIHAIVG, from the coding sequence ATGATCAAACCTTTAGGTGACCGCGTTTTGGTAGAACCAATCGAGCAAGAGGAAACAACGGCATTTGGGATTGTCCTTCCGGACTCCGCTAAAGAAAAACCACAAGAAGGTAAAGTAATTGCTGTTGGTAGCGGATTGGTAAAAGACGGGGCTCGTGTTGCTCTCGAAGTTAAAGAAGGCGACAAGGTGCTTTTCTCCAAATATGCCGGAACAGAAATCAAATATGAAGGTAAAGAATATTTGATTATGAAAGAAAGCGACATTCACGCAATTGTAGGTTGA
- a CDS encoding twin-arginine translocase TatA/TatE family subunit, with the protein MFNSIGVPGIILLVILALLLFGPNKLPELGRAVGRTFKEFKDGARDIMDDQPTTRKTEQVAQPVITHQEVESKRLPE; encoded by the coding sequence ATGTTTAATTCAATCGGAGTGCCAGGAATTATATTACTTGTTATTTTGGCACTACTGTTGTTCGGACCGAATAAGCTACCTGAATTAGGTCGTGCTGTCGGGCGTACATTTAAAGAATTTAAGGATGGTGCACGTGATATTATGGACGACCAGCCTACTACGCGTAAGACTGAACAAGTAGCTCAGCCCGTCATTACACATCAAGAGGTTGAATCCAAGCGTCTTCCAGAGTAA
- a CDS encoding tyrosine-type recombinase/integrase, with translation MLLKFAYQDFLDDRRFKNTTEKNIRNYQTMLGAFVEYCIQHEVVSVEDITYNHVRQHLMECQERGNKAGSINTKIMRIRAFLNYMVECEVITKNPAKRVKMQKEDVKINVFTDEQIRQMLNFYRRIKQRDKSYVAYRDYMMIVTILGTGIRRGEIISLQWSDIDFVNQTIAVFGKSRRKDTLPITDKLSKELAAYQIFCKQHWGDLSDYVFVKRDNNQMTENALMLVFKYLGQKMNFKDVRVSAHTFRHTFCHRLAMSGMSAFAIQKLMRHQNIVVTMRYVAMWGNELREQNDKYNPLNSLNI, from the coding sequence ATGTTATTAAAATTTGCTTATCAGGATTTTCTAGATGACAGACGGTTCAAGAACACGACAGAGAAGAACATTAGGAACTATCAAACCATGCTCGGTGCATTTGTGGAGTATTGTATTCAGCATGAGGTTGTAAGTGTAGAAGACATTACTTATAACCATGTGCGTCAACATCTTATGGAATGTCAAGAACGAGGTAATAAAGCAGGTTCAATCAATACTAAAATCATGCGAATTAGAGCCTTCTTGAACTATATGGTGGAATGTGAAGTCATAACGAAAAACCCTGCTAAACGAGTTAAAATGCAAAAAGAAGATGTTAAGATTAATGTTTTCACTGATGAACAAATACGACAGATGCTGAACTTCTACAGACGTATAAAGCAACGAGATAAAAGCTATGTTGCTTATCGGGATTATATGATGATAGTCACTATTCTTGGAACGGGAATTAGAAGAGGTGAAATCATAAGTCTTCAGTGGTCTGATATTGATTTCGTCAATCAAACTATTGCAGTTTTCGGGAAAAGTAGGAGGAAAGATACCCTTCCGATAACTGATAAGTTATCTAAGGAATTAGCAGCTTATCAAATCTTTTGTAAGCAGCATTGGGGAGATTTAAGTGACTATGTTTTTGTGAAAAGGGATAATAATCAAATGACTGAAAATGCGTTGATGTTAGTTTTTAAATATCTTGGACAAAAAATGAATTTTAAAGATGTTAGAGTGTCTGCTCACACTTTTCGACATACATTTTGTCATCGGCTTGCTATGTCTGGAATGAGTGCTTTTGCAATTCAAAAGCTAATGAGACACCAAAACATTGTAGTCACGATGAGGTATGTTGCCATGTGGGGGAATGAATTAAGAGAGCAAAATGATAAATATAATCCATTAAATTCTTTAAATATCTAA
- a CDS encoding TOTE conflict system archaeo-eukaryotic primase domain-containing protein — MYQGEKGDRKDNVINRLYDLYIVQTKKYLVQDCNGKYSTVNSKKVSGDGNKGMPQLLPYIMERHLEQKHTVGVFSGVAYSKFLCFDVDYKDLEYARWQTYRISHVLDSIGVHNHYISFSGNKGYHIEIFFNELIDLVTAKRFYQFVLKEADIQKCEKGEVEFRPTDKQGVKLPLGIHQVSGNFCGYCEVETGLAVMNLENSGTYLLEIKKISSTIIHNILERNDDVHEFVVSNNKPAETDIIDTEEILTEHRDLPIYFNTEDSIIDSAIELLKNGLQISGTRHNSLFKIGLYLKYLGNDRELTEQMLIDWMNKQNKAFYRSDENECFRDIQEIVSYIYLNDSTIVPKQKEVFVSKGEVDAIIERCKMKNYKLLTYSMLVHAKRFARGDGVFFMTLKQMTEATGLVESTVERNMNKLAEIGVIEIVERNRVQSGTHRKKPNLYRMTLVLENVNELTDSLDSNDSDIKLVDEMKPQTCVMNSTFTTSDDDCSSGIVACFNHYYTQSQLRKLLSRKQFDSFAYVA; from the coding sequence ATGTATCAAGGGGAAAAAGGGGATAGAAAAGATAATGTGATTAATAGATTGTATGATTTGTACATAGTTCAAACCAAGAAGTATTTAGTTCAAGATTGCAATGGTAAATACAGTACAGTCAACAGCAAAAAGGTTTCAGGAGATGGGAATAAAGGAATGCCACAACTTCTACCATACATAATGGAACGTCATTTGGAACAGAAACATACAGTTGGTGTATTTAGTGGTGTAGCTTACAGCAAATTTCTTTGTTTTGATGTTGATTATAAAGACCTTGAGTATGCTAGATGGCAGACCTACCGCATTTCACATGTATTGGATAGTATCGGGGTGCACAATCACTATATAAGCTTCAGCGGCAACAAAGGGTATCATATTGAAATCTTCTTTAATGAATTAATTGATCTTGTTACAGCTAAAAGGTTCTATCAGTTTGTCTTGAAGGAAGCAGATATTCAAAAATGTGAAAAAGGCGAAGTTGAATTTAGACCTACCGATAAGCAAGGCGTTAAACTTCCACTTGGTATTCATCAGGTTAGTGGCAACTTTTGCGGCTATTGTGAAGTTGAGACAGGACTAGCAGTTATGAATTTAGAAAATAGTGGAACTTATTTACTCGAAATCAAGAAAATTAGTAGCACTATAATTCATAATATTCTCGAACGTAATGATGATGTTCATGAATTTGTGGTAAGCAATAATAAACCTGCTGAAACTGACATTATAGACACTGAAGAAATTCTTACTGAACACAGAGATTTACCTATCTACTTTAATACGGAAGATTCTATTATAGACAGTGCAATTGAGTTACTGAAGAATGGATTACAGATTTCTGGAACAAGGCATAATTCTTTATTTAAGATAGGATTGTATTTAAAGTATCTGGGTAATGACAGAGAATTGACAGAGCAGATGCTGATTGATTGGATGAATAAACAGAATAAAGCATTCTACAGAAGCGATGAGAATGAATGCTTTAGAGACATTCAGGAAATTGTCAGCTATATTTACTTGAACGATTCAACAATAGTTCCGAAACAGAAGGAAGTCTTTGTGAGCAAGGGCGAAGTTGATGCAATAATTGAACGTTGCAAAATGAAGAATTATAAGCTTTTAACCTACTCTATGCTGGTTCATGCAAAACGATTTGCGAGAGGTGATGGAGTGTTCTTCATGACGCTTAAGCAAATGACAGAAGCAACAGGTCTTGTGGAGAGTACCGTTGAAAGGAATATGAACAAACTTGCTGAGATTGGAGTAATTGAAATCGTAGAACGGAATCGAGTGCAGAGTGGAACTCATAGGAAGAAACCTAATTTATATCGAATGACATTAGTATTGGAGAATGTTAATGAATTAACTGACTCATTAGATTCTAATGATAGTGATATTAAATTGGTTGATGAAATGAAACCACAAACATGCGTGATGAATAGTACATTCACTACTTCAGATGATGATTGTAGTTCTGGTATCGTTGCATGTTTTAATCATTACTACACTCAGTCTCAATTAAGAAAGCTGTTGTCAAGAAAGCAGTTTGATAGTTTTGCCTATGTTGCTTAG
- a CDS encoding helix-turn-helix transcriptional regulator has product MSHLSEYILKMRMDKARQLLLNTSMKAYEVSEEIGYLDPAYFIKVFRKCFGMTPQEYRDRKMKF; this is encoded by the coding sequence ATATCTCATCTGAGTGAATATATTCTGAAAATGAGGATGGATAAAGCAAGACAATTGCTGCTCAACACGAGTATGAAGGCATACGAAGTGAGTGAAGAGATCGGTTATTTAGATCCAGCTTATTTTATAAAAGTATTTCGAAAGTGTTTTGGAATGACGCCTCAGGAATATCGTGATCGAAAAATGAAATTCTAA
- a CDS encoding DUF5677 domain-containing protein: MDFECEGFLGIEADSLMEEALEDYAPWFNLAYDVNRLVNEIRQSIQVDGDQHKEILIHMLVTKISNHFQSIILLLKKGLSVEADILVRSMLESVIPIRLLVIDEKFFDEFVRNDKANKYSLYNVLLDKRNENVFEVAKIDATKRDELKDELSPFFKDGKIRTFKTEELAIRSGMNMDYQLAYRYLSGYVHSSFDTLEKAYLIIEEGELVAFNYGHYTEPYPRILFSSMYFVLKAIEHVNEYFNVDKKEEIEIIVKGIQSLNAKQ, encoded by the coding sequence ATGGATTTTGAATGCGAAGGCTTTCTCGGAATTGAAGCTGACTCATTAATGGAGGAAGCCCTTGAAGATTACGCTCCTTGGTTTAATTTAGCCTATGATGTAAACAGATTAGTAAATGAAATAAGACAAAGTATTCAAGTCGATGGAGATCAGCATAAGGAAATACTCATTCATATGCTAGTTACAAAGATATCGAATCATTTTCAATCTATTATTTTGTTACTTAAAAAGGGCTTATCAGTCGAAGCTGATATTCTTGTACGTTCTATGTTGGAAAGTGTGATACCTATACGTCTATTAGTGATAGATGAAAAGTTTTTTGATGAATTTGTAAGAAATGATAAGGCAAATAAATATTCGCTTTATAACGTACTACTTGATAAACGAAACGAGAATGTGTTTGAAGTAGCGAAGATTGATGCTACTAAAAGGGATGAATTAAAAGATGAATTATCTCCCTTTTTCAAGGATGGAAAAATAAGGACTTTTAAAACTGAGGAATTAGCAATACGATCGGGTATGAATATGGATTATCAATTAGCATATCGTTACTTAAGCGGATATGTTCATTCCTCTTTTGATACATTAGAGAAGGCATACCTTATTATAGAAGAAGGTGAGTTAGTTGCTTTTAATTATGGGCATTATACAGAGCCATATCCGAGAATACTTTTCTCTAGCATGTATTTCGTTTTGAAAGCGATAGAGCACGTTAACGAGTATTTCAATGTGGACAAGAAAGAGGAAATAGAAATCATAGTGAAAGGGATTCAAAGTTTAAACGCTAAGCAGTAA
- a CDS encoding helix-turn-helix domain-containing protein: MEIREKYRILRFKKKIRFKELAKYMGCSVSQVSNFENAHSGLSYDKLVKYMQFIDEHNKEMDGEVV; the protein is encoded by the coding sequence ATGGAAATTCGTGAAAAGTACCGTATTTTGAGGTTTAAGAAGAAAATTAGATTCAAGGAGTTGGCAAAGTATATGGGTTGTAGCGTTTCTCAGGTCAGCAACTTTGAAAACGCTCACAGTGGATTGAGTTACGATAAACTGGTTAAGTATATGCAGTTTATTGATGAACATAACAAAGAAATGGACGGTGAAGTGGTATGA
- the tatC gene encoding twin-arginine translocase subunit TatC, with protein MSEEQDSMSVFEHLGELRKRIIYVLVVFVIGLVIGLVFAKPIYFYLINADAAKDYVLNAFSFWDGIGIYMKIAMVVSLVLSIPTIVYQLWAFVSPGLREIERKAALRYVPFVFILFLVGLAFAYYIVFPMALSFTTSITQSMGLKETYGMTQYFSFMFSLVLPLSLLFQLPVIVMFLTKIRILNPLSLRKMRKISYFVLVFIAVVVTPPDFISDFLVTIPLLILYEFSVFLSSLIYRKQLAADEELEQRFRKPTDGSNE; from the coding sequence ATGTCAGAAGAACAAGATAGCATGTCTGTGTTCGAACACTTAGGTGAGCTACGCAAACGCATCATATATGTCCTAGTCGTATTTGTCATTGGGCTAGTGATCGGACTAGTATTCGCTAAGCCAATATATTTTTACTTGATTAATGCAGATGCAGCTAAAGATTATGTGCTCAATGCCTTCTCCTTCTGGGACGGTATCGGGATCTATATGAAGATTGCTATGGTTGTTTCCTTGGTTCTATCTATACCCACTATAGTCTACCAATTATGGGCCTTTGTGAGTCCAGGACTGCGAGAAATTGAACGTAAAGCTGCACTTCGATATGTACCTTTTGTCTTTATCTTATTCTTAGTGGGACTAGCATTTGCTTACTACATTGTATTTCCTATGGCATTATCATTTACGACTTCTATCACACAAAGTATGGGGTTAAAAGAAACATACGGCATGACACAGTATTTCAGTTTTATGTTTAGCCTAGTACTGCCTTTGTCGTTACTGTTCCAATTACCTGTGATTGTAATGTTTTTAACCAAAATTAGGATTCTGAATCCACTGAGTCTTCGGAAAATGCGTAAAATATCCTATTTTGTACTCGTCTTTATAGCGGTTGTTGTCACACCACCAGATTTCATTTCAGACTTCTTAGTGACCATCCCATTACTTATATTGTATGAGTTCAGCGTGTTTCTATCCTCCTTAATTTATCGCAAGCAGTTAGCTGCGGATGAAGAGCTGGAGCAAAGATTTCGTAAACCAACAGATGGATCAAATGAATAA